In a genomic window of Physeter macrocephalus isolate SW-GA chromosome 14, ASM283717v5, whole genome shotgun sequence:
- the LOC102977871 gene encoding tribbles homolog 3 gives MRATSLAVAEGAPSRKKRLESDDDRNTECPTQKHARRGPQPRLPSCQLPLSPPPAPVHTPAVTAASRLGPYVLLEPEEGSRTYHTLHCPTGTEYICKVHVPGAIVCEHHRGLGKDCQG, from the coding sequence ATGCGAGCCACCTCTCTGGCTGTTGCTGAGGGTGCCCCCTCCAGGAAGAAGCGGTTGGAGTCGGATGATGACCGAAACACTGAGTGTCCCACCCAGAAACATGCTCGACGTGGGCCTCAGCCCAGGCTGCCCTCCTGCCAACTGCCCCTGAGCCCACCTCCTGCTCCAGTTCACACCCCTGCTGTGACCGCTGCCTCCAGGCTTGGACCCTATGTTCTCCTGGAGCCTGAGGAGGGCAGCCGGACCTACCACACCCTGCACTGCCCCACAGGCACGGAGTACATCTGCAAGGTACATGTCCCAGGGGCCATTGTCTGCGAGCATCACAGAGGGCTGGGAAAGGATTGCCAGGGCTGA